One genomic region from Microbacterium sp. BK668 encodes:
- the trmB gene encoding tRNA (guanosine(46)-N7)-methyltransferase TrmB: protein MSEAQERAWSELSAQFLISVERDAAATSVRPGAAVEPAAVWGREAPLVVEIGSGQGHAIVRAAASHPEQDFLAVEVFKAGLARTMLDADRAGARNLRLVEANAPEVLEHLLPEASADEVWVFFPDPWHKKKHTKRRLVTDSFASLAARALRDGGMLRLATDWEDYARQMRTVLDDAPDFERAYEGDWAQRFQGRVLTAFERKGARAGRVIRDLTYRRRDRP from the coding sequence ATGTCCGAGGCGCAGGAGCGCGCCTGGTCGGAGCTGTCCGCGCAGTTCCTGATCTCCGTGGAGCGGGATGCCGCGGCCACGAGCGTCCGTCCCGGCGCGGCCGTGGAGCCTGCCGCCGTGTGGGGGCGCGAAGCGCCTCTCGTCGTCGAGATCGGCTCGGGTCAGGGGCACGCGATCGTGCGCGCCGCGGCATCCCATCCCGAACAGGACTTCCTGGCCGTCGAGGTGTTCAAGGCCGGTCTCGCGCGCACCATGCTCGACGCCGACCGCGCCGGCGCGCGCAACCTGCGCCTCGTCGAGGCGAACGCGCCCGAGGTGCTCGAGCATCTGCTGCCCGAGGCATCCGCCGACGAGGTCTGGGTCTTCTTCCCCGACCCGTGGCACAAGAAGAAGCACACGAAGCGCCGGCTCGTCACCGACTCCTTCGCGTCTCTCGCCGCGCGGGCGCTGCGCGATGGCGGGATGCTGCGGCTCGCGACCGACTGGGAGGACTATGCGCGCCAGATGCGGACGGTGCTCGACGACGCTCCGGACTTCGAGCGGGCCTACGAGGGGGACTGGGCGCAGCGCTTCCAGGGCCGCGTCCTCACCGCCTTCGAACGCAAGGGCGCCCGCGCCGGTCGCGTGATCCGCGACCTGACGTATCGCCGCCGGGACCGCCCGTGA
- a CDS encoding CPBP family intramembrane glutamic endopeptidase translates to MPAHPAVPQFVRPAWSWGLLPALLACLAAPAFFVVRVPWVGWALLAAALLAALLIERGRLSDAAPGLAGEPGVDAVAPGVAQAAGIRRPPSLVRDLSLIAVGLLIVSAIPLKAELDNLAMLRFGVALGAAVAVPYVLSRWVYRDYAIRFPWRGGGRWTLFQWSWLALVLALGWLILPFYFITSGVYTNWPVVDTPDLIARLFVGVGAVGIWDELFFICTVFALLRRHFPDWQSNLLQAVVFVSFLWELGYQAWGPFLTIPFALLQGFIFMVTRSLAYVVTVHLLFDAVVFLVLVHAHNPGVLDGIFLV, encoded by the coding sequence GTGCCCGCGCATCCCGCCGTCCCGCAGTTCGTCCGCCCCGCCTGGTCGTGGGGGCTGCTCCCCGCCCTCCTCGCCTGCCTCGCCGCCCCGGCGTTCTTCGTGGTGCGCGTGCCGTGGGTGGGCTGGGCTCTCCTGGCCGCGGCGCTCCTGGCGGCGCTGCTGATCGAGCGCGGGCGGCTTTCGGATGCTGCCCCCGGACTCGCCGGGGAACCGGGGGTCGACGCCGTGGCTCCGGGCGTCGCGCAGGCAGCCGGCATCCGTCGCCCGCCGAGCCTCGTCCGCGATCTCTCGCTCATCGCGGTCGGACTTCTCATCGTGAGCGCGATCCCGCTGAAGGCCGAGCTCGACAATCTCGCGATGCTCCGCTTCGGGGTGGCTCTGGGCGCAGCGGTCGCGGTGCCCTACGTCCTGTCCCGGTGGGTCTACCGCGACTACGCGATCCGCTTCCCCTGGCGTGGGGGAGGGCGATGGACGCTCTTCCAGTGGTCGTGGCTCGCCCTCGTCCTCGCACTCGGATGGCTGATCCTCCCCTTCTACTTCATCACCTCGGGCGTCTACACGAACTGGCCCGTCGTCGACACCCCCGACCTCATCGCGCGGCTCTTCGTCGGAGTGGGCGCGGTCGGCATCTGGGACGAGCTCTTCTTCATCTGCACGGTGTTCGCGCTGCTGCGCCGGCACTTCCCGGACTGGCAGTCCAACCTGCTTCAGGCCGTCGTCTTCGTCTCGTTCCTCTGGGAGCTCGGTTATCAGGCGTGGGGACCGTTCCTGACGATCCCCTTCGCGCTGCTCCAGGGCTTCATCTTCATGGTGACCCGGTCGCTCGCATACGTGGTCACCGTGCATCTGCTCTTCGACGCCGTCGTCTTCCTCGTGCTCGTGCACGCGCACAATCCGGGCGTCCTCGACGGGATCTTCCTCGTCTGA
- a CDS encoding multidrug efflux SMR transporter has translation MSWVILVVSGILEAVWATALGKSEGFTKLWPSIVFGVSLVASMGGLAWAMRDISTGTAYAVWVGIGASLTVAYAMLTGAEPFSIVRLLLILGLVGCVIGLKLVGHE, from the coding sequence GTGTCGTGGGTCATCCTCGTCGTGTCAGGAATCCTCGAAGCCGTCTGGGCAACCGCGCTGGGAAAGTCCGAGGGCTTCACCAAGCTGTGGCCGAGCATCGTCTTCGGCGTCTCGCTCGTGGCCAGCATGGGCGGCCTCGCGTGGGCGATGCGCGACATCTCGACAGGGACGGCGTACGCCGTCTGGGTCGGGATCGGCGCCTCGCTGACCGTCGCCTACGCCATGCTCACCGGGGCCGAACCGTTCTCGATCGTGCGGCTCCTGCTCATCCTCGGCCTGGTCGGGTGCGTCATCGGGCTCAAGCTCGTCGGCCACGAGTGA
- a CDS encoding M28 family metallopeptidase: protein MPSTRRRAFAAVAAGALAVSVAYASPAYAAPNNNSVKKITKAVTVEGVMNHLEAFQAIADENGGNRAAGLPGYEASVDYVMAQLAAAGYTPEKQAFEFDFFEENSELIRISPDPRTFVNEVDFIRNQFDSGTPEGTAEGPLVPVGLVIPAAGLPNNSNTSGCEAEDFVGFPEGGIALMQRGTCGFAVKALNAEAAGAAGAIIMNEGQPGRTGLIGMIGDATGLTIPVVNVTSAAGENLAATPGATVRVTVEFTADTRTAWNVIAQTKTGNPDNVVMAGAHLDSVQEGAGINDNGSGSAALLETAIQMQKVKPSNAVRFAWWGAEESGLLGSEHYVAELSEEEAAKIALYLNFDMIASPNYTYGVYDGDDSSGTATVEIPEGSAQIEDVFQAFYDSVGEPYKDTEFSGRSDYGPFIAIGIPAGGLFTGAEVPKTAEEAEIWGGVAGAALDPCYHAFCDNLTGAGQPVALYDQLAQDYELVGNINVDALDVNSDAVAAAIVTFAFDTSAVNGVRSPGKSHGAGKSMDAFKGRAAA from the coding sequence ATGCCGTCTACGAGACGTCGGGCATTCGCCGCGGTTGCGGCGGGAGCCCTGGCAGTGTCCGTCGCGTACGCCTCACCTGCGTACGCGGCACCGAACAACAATTCGGTGAAGAAGATCACGAAGGCCGTCACCGTCGAGGGGGTGATGAATCACCTCGAGGCGTTCCAGGCGATCGCCGACGAGAACGGAGGCAACCGGGCCGCGGGGCTGCCGGGCTACGAGGCATCCGTCGACTACGTCATGGCGCAGCTGGCGGCCGCCGGCTACACCCCCGAGAAGCAGGCGTTCGAGTTCGACTTCTTCGAGGAGAACTCGGAGCTCATCCGCATCAGCCCCGACCCGCGCACGTTCGTGAACGAGGTGGACTTCATCCGGAACCAGTTCGACTCGGGCACCCCCGAGGGAACCGCCGAGGGGCCGCTCGTCCCGGTGGGCCTGGTCATCCCGGCCGCCGGCCTCCCGAACAACAGCAACACCAGCGGCTGCGAGGCCGAGGACTTCGTCGGCTTCCCCGAAGGCGGCATCGCCCTCATGCAGCGCGGCACGTGCGGCTTCGCCGTCAAGGCGCTCAACGCCGAGGCGGCGGGGGCTGCCGGCGCCATCATCATGAACGAGGGTCAGCCCGGACGGACCGGGCTCATCGGGATGATCGGCGACGCCACCGGCCTCACAATCCCCGTGGTCAACGTCACGTCGGCGGCCGGCGAGAACCTCGCCGCCACGCCGGGCGCGACCGTCCGGGTCACGGTGGAGTTCACCGCCGACACCCGGACCGCGTGGAACGTCATCGCCCAGACGAAGACCGGGAACCCGGACAACGTCGTGATGGCGGGTGCGCACCTCGACAGCGTCCAGGAGGGCGCCGGCATCAATGACAACGGCTCGGGCAGCGCGGCGCTGCTGGAGACGGCCATCCAGATGCAGAAGGTCAAGCCGAGCAACGCCGTGCGCTTCGCGTGGTGGGGCGCGGAGGAGTCGGGCCTGCTCGGATCCGAGCACTACGTCGCCGAGCTGTCGGAAGAGGAGGCCGCCAAGATCGCGCTCTACCTGAACTTCGACATGATCGCGTCGCCGAACTACACCTACGGCGTGTACGACGGCGACGACTCCAGCGGGACCGCGACGGTCGAGATCCCCGAGGGCTCGGCCCAGATCGAGGACGTCTTCCAGGCGTTCTACGACAGCGTGGGCGAGCCGTACAAGGACACCGAGTTCTCCGGACGGTCCGACTACGGCCCCTTCATCGCGATCGGGATCCCCGCGGGCGGACTCTTCACCGGCGCCGAGGTGCCGAAGACCGCCGAGGAAGCGGAGATCTGGGGTGGCGTGGCAGGCGCTGCGCTGGACCCCTGCTACCACGCGTTCTGCGACAACCTGACGGGGGCCGGCCAGCCGGTCGCCCTCTACGATCAGCTCGCACAGGACTACGAGCTGGTCGGCAACATCAACGTCGATGCGCTCGACGTCAACTCCGATGCGGTCGCCGCCGCGATCGTCACCTTCGCCTTCGACACGTCGGCGGTCAACGGTGTGCGCTCGCCCGGCAAGTCGCACGGCGCGGGCAAGAGCATGGACGCCTTCAAGGGCCGGGCGGCAGCCTAG
- a CDS encoding SDR family NAD(P)-dependent oxidoreductase, translated as MGAEKDVAGKTIVVAGASSGFGRGAAERLGELGANVVVAARRSAVLDEVAEKITSAGGAALAVPTDVSDPDAVHRLAQAALQRFGGIDLWVNNVGIAALGFFWDVPLPDHARIVDVNVKGLMYGAHVALRHFVERGEGTLVNVGSVESEIPLAYQTSYAASKAAVLSLGRSLNEELRLAGLSDRIKVGTIMPWAVDTPFWSHTANYTGRTPRMAALDDPRIVVDAIVRACVDPKEEQPVGGKARGAKLSHQLFPDLAERVSAKIADAESKKGVPVANTTGAIYEPLVAGTTVDGGVRERVEREDEERRERERLRGERRTAKS; from the coding sequence ATGGGTGCGGAGAAGGATGTCGCGGGCAAGACGATCGTGGTCGCAGGGGCATCGAGCGGGTTCGGGCGGGGTGCGGCCGAGCGGCTGGGCGAGCTGGGTGCCAACGTCGTCGTCGCGGCGCGCCGTTCCGCGGTTCTCGACGAGGTCGCGGAGAAGATCACGTCCGCCGGCGGCGCGGCGCTCGCCGTGCCGACCGACGTGAGCGACCCCGACGCCGTGCACCGGCTCGCGCAGGCGGCCCTGCAACGGTTCGGGGGCATCGACCTGTGGGTCAACAACGTCGGGATCGCCGCGCTGGGCTTCTTCTGGGACGTGCCCCTCCCTGATCACGCGCGCATCGTCGACGTCAACGTGAAGGGTCTGATGTACGGCGCGCACGTCGCGCTGCGGCACTTCGTGGAGCGCGGCGAGGGCACGCTCGTCAACGTCGGCTCGGTCGAGAGCGAGATCCCGCTCGCGTACCAGACGAGCTATGCCGCATCGAAGGCCGCCGTGCTGAGCCTCGGCCGATCGCTCAACGAGGAGCTGCGCCTGGCGGGTCTGAGCGATCGCATCAAGGTCGGCACGATCATGCCGTGGGCCGTCGACACGCCGTTCTGGAGCCACACGGCGAACTACACCGGGCGCACCCCGCGCATGGCGGCCCTCGACGATCCCCGGATCGTCGTCGACGCCATCGTCCGCGCGTGCGTCGATCCCAAGGAGGAGCAGCCCGTGGGCGGCAAGGCCCGCGGCGCGAAGCTGTCGCATCAGCTCTTCCCCGACCTCGCCGAGCGCGTGTCGGCGAAGATCGCCGATGCGGAGTCAAAGAAGGGCGTCCCGGTCGCGAACACGACCGGCGCGATCTACGAGCCCCTCGTCGCCGGGACGACCGTGGATGGAGGCGTCCGGGAGCGCGTCGAGCGCGAGGACGAGGAGCGCCGCGAGCGGGAGCGCCTGCGCGGGGAGCGGCGCACCGCGAAGAGCTGA